A DNA window from Acidimicrobiia bacterium contains the following coding sequences:
- a CDS encoding EAL domain-containing protein: MAQERAPAPPDAASEARAERAAQSAVAAPARRSTRSGYRSEIAYAVLRPELPVVIVAYLGMYWAGWVADIPVWIFPVLIAVALFTSAITTTAFAHAGSGGLVWIRAGLVTAALTPPIYATGWGPMLSIGYVAIAGDMINDSGSRVARPILASSLVCIFFGQLAIQVGAAPSFVDPPAVHGLALLSALGVVIAILMIGAATQTAEEAEAEVRRSGERFEALVANTTDMIMVLDRVGTIAYISPAAEPELGRSVEELTGENVLDLLHPDDREALGPFNERVLNSEDRAERGELRLRAASGDWDWFEVSAVNRLHDPSVEGFVAIMHNITERRQFQEELTHQAYHDSLTGLPNRSGFLDELERTLSELGDEECVGILFLDVDRFKLVNDSLGHEIGDRLLCEFARRLVGAIRPGDVVARFGGDEFTVLVRRVVEASDAVHVAERIISALREPIWLSDREIVTTGSVGVAVSQPGVQADELMRDADLAMYMAKENGRSRLEVFDAEAAPRLVGRLELEADLWRAVDEGGLEVHFQPEIDLSDGNVVALEALVRWQHPTRGMLLPGAFVPFAEESSLILAVDRFVMREACRLGHEWMERCRTDIRVSVNLSPRFIRQDDAVSDVAQALEHSGFPASSLQVEITERTALSEDEVTRRNLEKLRAFGVQVAIDDFGTGYSSLGYLRDLPVDVLKLDKTFVDGVAVRDADEAIAQAVISMGHALGMRITAEGVEDRNQAAQLKALGCDTAQGWHYFHAQPPRLVEELLREGHATWADGTVVPINLREGDSA; this comes from the coding sequence ATGGCCCAGGAGAGAGCGCCCGCCCCGCCGGACGCCGCTTCGGAGGCGCGCGCCGAGCGCGCGGCGCAGAGCGCCGTCGCCGCTCCCGCGCGTCGGTCGACCCGGAGCGGGTACCGGTCCGAGATCGCCTACGCCGTCCTGCGCCCCGAGCTTCCGGTCGTCATCGTCGCCTATCTCGGCATGTACTGGGCGGGATGGGTCGCCGACATCCCGGTGTGGATCTTCCCGGTTCTCATCGCGGTGGCGCTGTTCACCTCCGCGATCACGACAACGGCGTTCGCCCACGCGGGCAGCGGCGGCCTGGTGTGGATCCGCGCCGGTCTCGTGACGGCCGCGTTGACCCCGCCGATCTACGCCACCGGCTGGGGGCCGATGCTCTCGATCGGCTACGTCGCGATCGCCGGCGACATGATCAACGACAGTGGGTCACGGGTCGCCCGGCCAATTCTCGCGAGCTCACTCGTCTGCATCTTCTTCGGGCAGCTCGCGATCCAGGTCGGGGCCGCTCCGAGCTTCGTCGACCCCCCGGCCGTTCACGGACTCGCCCTCCTGTCCGCGTTGGGTGTCGTCATCGCGATCCTGATGATCGGTGCTGCGACACAGACGGCGGAGGAGGCCGAGGCGGAAGTTCGCCGCAGCGGCGAGCGGTTCGAGGCGCTCGTCGCGAACACGACCGACATGATCATGGTGCTCGACCGGGTGGGAACGATCGCCTACATCTCGCCGGCGGCCGAGCCCGAGCTGGGACGGTCGGTCGAGGAGCTCACGGGCGAGAACGTTCTCGACCTGCTGCACCCCGATGACCGAGAGGCCCTCGGACCCTTCAACGAGCGGGTCCTGAACTCGGAGGACCGCGCCGAACGCGGCGAGCTACGGCTGCGCGCGGCGTCGGGCGACTGGGACTGGTTCGAGGTGTCGGCCGTCAACCGCCTCCACGACCCGAGTGTCGAAGGGTTCGTCGCCATCATGCACAACATCACCGAGCGCCGGCAGTTCCAGGAGGAGCTGACCCACCAGGCGTATCACGACTCGCTGACCGGCCTGCCGAACCGCTCCGGCTTCCTGGACGAGCTGGAGCGAACGCTGTCCGAGCTCGGCGACGAGGAATGCGTCGGCATCCTGTTCCTCGACGTCGACCGCTTCAAGCTGGTGAACGACAGCCTGGGGCATGAAATCGGGGACCGTCTGCTCTGTGAGTTCGCACGGCGTCTGGTCGGCGCCATCCGCCCCGGTGACGTCGTCGCTCGCTTCGGAGGCGACGAGTTCACCGTCCTCGTCCGCAGGGTCGTCGAGGCTTCCGACGCCGTTCACGTGGCCGAGCGGATCATCTCCGCGTTGCGGGAGCCGATCTGGCTCAGTGACCGCGAGATCGTCACGACAGGAAGTGTCGGCGTCGCTGTCTCACAGCCCGGCGTGCAGGCCGACGAGCTGATGCGCGATGCCGACCTCGCGATGTACATGGCCAAGGAGAACGGACGGTCCCGACTCGAGGTCTTCGACGCCGAGGCCGCTCCGCGGCTCGTCGGGCGCCTCGAGCTCGAGGCCGATCTGTGGCGTGCCGTCGACGAGGGAGGTCTGGAGGTCCACTTCCAGCCCGAGATCGACCTCTCCGACGGGAATGTCGTGGCGCTCGAGGCACTGGTGCGGTGGCAGCACCCGACGCGGGGGATGCTCCTCCCCGGCGCCTTCGTGCCGTTCGCCGAGGAGTCGAGCCTCATCCTCGCGGTCGACCGCTTCGTGATGCGTGAGGCCTGCCGACTCGGCCATGAGTGGATGGAACGGTGCCGGACCGACATCCGGGTGAGCGTGAACCTGTCTCCGCGGTTCATCCGTCAGGACGACGCCGTGTCCGACGTCGCGCAGGCCCTCGAGCACAGCGGGTTCCCGGCCTCGTCGTTACAGGTGGAGATCACCGAGCGGACAGCCCTCTCGGAGGACGAGGTGACGCGTCGGAACCTCGAGAAGCTGCGGGCGTTCGGTGTTCAGGTCGCGATCGACGACTTCGGGACCGGCTACTCCTCGCTCGGGTACCTCCGTGACCTTCCGGTCGACGTCCTCAAGCTCGACAAGACCTTCGTCGACGGCGTCGCCGTACGGGACGCCGACGAGGCGATCGCACAGGCCGTGATCTCCATGGGTCATGCGCTCGGGATGCGCATCACCGCCGAGGGCGTCGAGGACCGCAACCAGGCCGCCCAGCTGAAGGCTCTCGGGTGCGACACCGCCCAGGGATGGCACTACTTCCACGCCCAGCCCCCGCGTCTCGTCGAGGAGCTGCTCCGGGAAGGGCACGCGACGTGGGCCGACGGGACCGTCGTACCCATCAACCTGCGTGAGGGCGATTCCGCCTGA
- a CDS encoding OB-fold domain-containing protein, whose protein sequence is MSEPARLAAVGAACGSLRLRAADAAEAWGTGSPRGRTAVAAPDEDTLTLAWDAATAARRAVQAGPGDQPGSLTRTEIDGLWWGTSEPPFADGPSHAVLAAALGLSAASTGALHAGSSHAGVEALLGAADAIHAGTAARALVIASDAIVPGTGTALERRAGAAAVALLLERDGPAGIGARVTRTRPALDRYRGAREAVTRDTYDPRLERDEIILPAVREIVDHLAVFEPTAWSLPDPDGRTSRSVARGLTGTLVSDAVFSTLGDTGAAAALLGAATALDASGVVAAVGYGGGRITGILLEADAPVPGAASVPITLERGVEASYAEVLRSRGQLTPHGETVEMGVPPGSAMFTRGAPEMLGPLGARCVDCGTVNTPPSIHPHCVGCGGSKFDEVDLAETGTVHTYVVNRTMPAPFVAPLPLAVVDLDDGARIMLQVTGDPDGLAVDSRVELVLRRYAYERGVPVYGYKARLVAPPPNTQGGGT, encoded by the coding sequence ATGAGTGAACCGGCCCGCCTGGCCGCCGTGGGTGCCGCATGCGGGTCACTCCGGCTCCGCGCCGCCGATGCCGCCGAGGCGTGGGGCACCGGATCCCCGCGGGGTCGCACGGCCGTGGCCGCGCCCGACGAGGACACCCTGACGCTCGCGTGGGACGCCGCCACCGCCGCACGCCGGGCGGTCCAGGCGGGGCCCGGAGACCAACCCGGTTCCCTCACGCGCACCGAGATCGACGGGCTGTGGTGGGGCACGTCGGAGCCGCCGTTCGCCGACGGCCCGAGCCACGCCGTTCTGGCCGCTGCTCTGGGCCTCTCCGCAGCGTCCACGGGAGCGTTGCACGCAGGCTCCTCCCATGCCGGGGTCGAGGCACTCCTCGGTGCAGCCGATGCGATCCACGCGGGAACGGCGGCGCGCGCGCTCGTCATCGCGTCGGACGCCATCGTGCCCGGAACCGGTACGGCACTGGAGCGCCGCGCCGGCGCTGCGGCCGTCGCGCTGCTCCTCGAGCGGGATGGCCCCGCCGGTATCGGTGCTCGCGTGACGCGCACCCGACCAGCCCTCGACCGCTACCGCGGCGCACGCGAGGCCGTCACGCGCGACACGTACGACCCACGCCTCGAACGCGACGAGATCATCCTCCCCGCAGTGCGCGAGATCGTCGATCACCTCGCCGTGTTCGAGCCCACGGCCTGGTCACTGCCCGACCCCGACGGACGTACCTCGCGGTCCGTCGCCCGCGGCCTCACCGGGACGCTGGTCTCCGACGCTGTGTTTTCCACGCTCGGCGACACGGGCGCGGCCGCAGCCCTTCTCGGAGCGGCCACAGCCTTGGACGCCTCGGGCGTCGTGGCCGCCGTCGGCTACGGCGGCGGCCGCATCACGGGAATTCTCCTCGAGGCCGACGCTCCGGTCCCGGGTGCGGCATCGGTCCCGATCACCCTCGAGCGAGGCGTCGAGGCCTCCTACGCCGAGGTGCTCCGCTCCCGCGGTCAGCTCACACCCCACGGGGAGACGGTCGAGATGGGCGTGCCGCCCGGCAGTGCCATGTTCACGCGGGGAGCACCCGAGATGCTCGGACCGCTCGGCGCGCGCTGCGTCGACTGCGGGACGGTCAACACGCCGCCCTCCATCCATCCACACTGTGTCGGCTGCGGTGGCTCCAAGTTCGACGAGGTCGATCTCGCCGAGACCGGGACCGTCCACACCTACGTCGTCAACCGAACGATGCCCGCTCCGTTCGTGGCCCCGCTCCCGCTGGCGGTCGTCGACCTCGACGACGGTGCCCGCATCATGCTCCAGGTCACCGGCGATCCCGACGGCCTCGCCGTCGACTCGCGTGTCGAACTCGTGCTGCGGCGTTACGCGTACGAGCGGGGCGTCCCGGTGTACGGCTACAAGGCACGCCTCGTGGCCCCGCCACCGAACACGCAGGGGGGAGGCACCTGA
- a CDS encoding thiolase domain-containing protein — MGWNRVAVVGAGMVDFGERFDTSYEQLAAEAFDAALASVDKAFEPAQVEAAFVATQRGTLWGQEGIGGNTVPSAIGLAGVPCTRIENACPSGSDAFRVGAMAVASGVHDVVLVIGVEKMRDKSTEEGLLSRAAAGHPVYTRGETAPVLFAPFATRHMHEFGTTPEMLASVAVKNHHNGTLDPYAHFRNEVTTEQVLDSPLVCEPLRLLDCCPQTDGAAATLLVSAERAGEFTDTPVYVAGFGVATDHPYLHEKSSFTALEATRTAARRAYEMAGVGPSDIDMAEVHDCFTITEILDIEDLGFVEKGEGGKASLDGDTALDGRIPVNTSGGLLAKGHPIGATGVAQLTECWWQLRCEAGDRQVEMTNGHALQHNVGGRGSGVSVVNILTTNP, encoded by the coding sequence ATGGGATGGAACCGAGTCGCCGTCGTGGGTGCCGGCATGGTCGACTTCGGCGAGCGCTTCGACACGAGCTACGAGCAACTCGCCGCGGAGGCGTTCGACGCCGCGCTGGCGAGCGTCGACAAGGCGTTCGAGCCGGCCCAGGTCGAGGCCGCCTTCGTCGCCACGCAACGCGGGACGTTGTGGGGCCAGGAGGGAATCGGTGGCAACACGGTGCCGTCGGCCATCGGGTTGGCCGGCGTTCCCTGCACCCGGATCGAGAACGCGTGCCCCTCGGGCAGCGACGCCTTCCGCGTCGGAGCCATGGCGGTGGCCAGCGGCGTCCACGACGTCGTGTTGGTGATCGGCGTCGAGAAGATGCGCGACAAGTCGACCGAGGAGGGTCTGCTGTCGCGGGCGGCCGCCGGCCATCCGGTCTACACGCGCGGCGAGACCGCACCCGTCCTCTTCGCCCCGTTCGCCACGCGCCACATGCACGAGTTCGGAACCACCCCGGAGATGCTGGCGTCGGTCGCCGTCAAGAACCACCACAACGGCACCCTCGACCCCTACGCCCACTTCCGGAACGAGGTCACCACCGAGCAGGTCCTCGACTCCCCGCTGGTCTGCGAGCCGCTGCGACTGCTCGACTGCTGCCCGCAGACCGACGGCGCGGCCGCCACTCTCCTCGTCAGCGCCGAGCGCGCCGGCGAGTTCACCGACACACCGGTGTACGTGGCCGGGTTCGGCGTGGCCACCGACCACCCGTACCTCCACGAGAAGTCGAGCTTCACTGCCCTGGAGGCCACGAGAACGGCGGCACGACGCGCCTACGAGATGGCCGGCGTCGGGCCGTCCGACATCGACATGGCCGAGGTCCACGACTGCTTCACGATCACGGAGATCCTCGACATCGAGGATCTCGGCTTCGTCGAGAAAGGTGAGGGGGGGAAGGCCTCGCTCGACGGCGACACGGCCCTCGACGGCCGGATCCCGGTCAACACGTCGGGAGGGCTTCTCGCGAAGGGACACCCCATCGGCGCCACCGGTGTTGCACAGCTCACCGAGTGCTGGTGGCAGCTACGCTGTGAGGCCGGTGACCGTCAGGTCGAGATGACGAACGGTCATGCCCTCCAACACAACGTGGGCGGTCGCGGCTCGGGTGTGTCCGTCGTGAACATCCTCACGACGAACCCGTAG